In a genomic window of Streptomyces sp. BHT-5-2:
- a CDS encoding serine/threonine protein kinase: MEKLRQDDPPRIGDFVTLARLDADGSRGVPERRYLARSADGGHTVVACLPPPGGDPARWAAEAQQAARLTQPGFWPVAQLGGTAAFPWSATPYRPALPLPAVLAAYGGPLPEALVRTLGGALAEALASAHVLGIVHGGVCPAGVLLTACGPLLGCFGATRAHPLTETSETTETTETSETTATSATPAVGLETGCLAPELAAGGSADRAGDVYALGAVLAYAATGHTVPERAEVPVGLRDIVTACRSRDPRGRPEPARVLAELLPGAAYGGLAGATEPISLPGRVVEALSRQSAEVLAAALPTHER; this comes from the coding sequence GTGGAGAAGCTGCGGCAGGACGATCCACCGCGGATCGGGGATTTTGTGACGTTGGCGCGCCTGGACGCCGACGGCAGCCGGGGCGTTCCCGAACGCCGCTATCTGGCGCGCAGCGCCGACGGCGGGCACACCGTCGTGGCGTGTCTGCCGCCGCCCGGTGGCGACCCGGCGCGGTGGGCCGCCGAGGCGCAGCAGGCGGCCCGGCTGACGCAGCCCGGGTTCTGGCCGGTCGCCCAGCTCGGGGGAACGGCGGCCTTCCCCTGGTCCGCCACGCCCTACCGGCCCGCGCTGCCGCTGCCGGCCGTGCTCGCCGCATACGGCGGACCGCTGCCGGAGGCGTTGGTCCGTACGCTCGGCGGTGCGCTGGCCGAGGCGCTGGCCTCGGCGCATGTGCTGGGCATCGTGCACGGCGGAGTGTGTCCGGCGGGTGTACTGCTGACCGCCTGTGGGCCGTTGTTGGGGTGTTTCGGCGCAACCCGTGCGCACCCGCTGACCGAGACGTCCGAGACAACCGAGACAACCGAGACGTCCGAGACAACCGCGACGTCCGCCACACCGGCAGTCGGCCTGGAGACCGGTTGCCTGGCTCCGGAGCTGGCGGCGGGCGGGTCCGCGGACCGGGCCGGCGACGTCTACGCCCTGGGCGCCGTGCTGGCCTACGCGGCGACCGGTCACACCGTGCCGGAACGCGCCGAGGTCCCCGTCGGCCTGCGCGACATCGTCACCGCATGCCGCTCGCGCGACCCCCGGGGCCGGCCCGAACCGGCAAGGGTACTGGCGGAGTTGCTGCCCGGCGCGGCGTACGGCGGGCTGGCCGGCGCCACCGAGCCGATCTCGTTGCCCGGCCGCGTCGTCGAGGCGTTGTCCCGTCAGTCGGCGGAGGTGCTCGCCGCCGCACTCCCCACCCACGAGCGCTGA